The segment CTCTCAATTCGATGAACCTTTAGCAGAAAATGGCTGGTTAGAAGTTGAAATAGCAGAAAAAGATAAAGAAACCTACTTAAAAAAAATCGGTATAGAAAGACTTCATATGGAGGAAGATGCTGGTAAATTAGTTCATATAGGAAGCGATCGATTGGCTGGCTCTAAATATTCATTGGTTGATTACAATCGGGCAGGTATAGCACTCGTTGAGATCGTAAGTAAACCAGATATTAGGACAGGTAGAGAGGCATCTGAATATGCTTCAGAAATAAGAAGAACTGTTAGATACCTTGGTGTTTCAGACGGAAATATGCAAGAGGGCTCACTGAGATGCGATGTAAATATTTCAGTTAGGAGAGGCCCTAATGCCCCTTTCGGGACCAAAGTTGAAATAAAGAATATGAATTCTTTCTCTGCTATTCAAAAGGCTTGTGAGTATGAAATAGAAAGACAAATTGATGTTTATGAGAATGGAGGAGAAATTTATCAAGAAACTAGGCTTTGGGACGAAGCTAAGCAATTAACAAAAAGTATGAGATTAAAGGAGGGTAGTAGTGATTATAGATATTTCCCAGACCCCGATCTTGGCCCAATTGAAATATCAAAAGAACAAAAGGATCAATGGCTTGATGAATTGCCCGAATTACCTTCTAAGAAGAGACAAAAATACGTCAAAGAATTAGGTTTGTCACCATATGATTCAAGAGTTATTTCGGATGAAGTTTTTATGGCAAACTTCTTTGAAGAGACCGTAGCAAATGGAGCCGACCCTAAACTCGCATCAAATTGGATAACAAGTGATATTGTTGGTTATTTGAAATCAAATAAGCAAAGTTTTGCTGAATTAAAGCTTAGTCCTATTAACCTTGCAGAGATGATTAATATGATTTCTAAGAAAGTTATTAGTGGAAAAATAGCAAAAGAAATCTTACCAGAATTAATTCAGGATAATATTTCTCCACAAAAGGTAGTTGAAGAAAAAGGCTTGGCGATGATATCTGATTCTGCAAGCATTTCGCCTATTATTGAAGAACTTATCATTGAATATCCTAAAGAGGTCAAATCTTTTAAAGATGGAAAAACTAAACTCCTTGGTTTTTTTGTAGGACAGCTGATGAAAAAAACTAAAGGTAAAGCAGATCCCAAACTTGCTAATAAACTCATTTCAGAAAAACTAAATAGTTAATTTCTAGACAAGTTTTTTTATTGTATTCTTCCATAACTGTTTATTATCTGAATTGTCTAAAATTACATCTGCAAATTTAGATTTATCTTCAAAATTTAATTGAAGATTTATAATTTTCTGAGCCTCATTTTCACTGATTATATTTCTTTTCATAAGTCTTTTCTTTTGGACTTCTTTTGGGCATTTTACTAACCATATTTCTGTACAAATATCCCCAAATTTTGCTTCAAACAGCAAAGGAATAACTAAAAGTAGAATTTTATTTTTATCAAATTGATTACATTTTTCTATCATTTTTTCTTTTATTAATGGATGAAGAAGATTTTGAATCCATTTTCTATGTATAGAATTTTCGAAAATAATTTTTTTTAATAATGCCCTGTTTATTTCATTTTCTGAAGAATGCTGATCAACTATTTGAGGTCCAAAATAAGCGACAACTTTCTTATAGCAATTACTTTTCGGCTTGATTAGATCTTTTGAATATTGATCTGCATCCAATATTGGAATGTCTATATATTCTTTTATGTATTTAGCTATTGTAGATTTTCCACTTGCAATACCTCCAGTAAGACCTATTCTTCGTTGTTTATTGTTTAATTTTGGGTGGATGCTCATAAATTTAATAAGAATCTATATTGCAGTGTTTTAATAGAAAGAATAGTTATTATGAATTTAATTTATAAAAAAGATTGATTCAGCTTGAGACTAATTGGTCATTTGTGAGTGATGGTGAAGAAAAGCCTGATGGTTTTTCTTTTGCAGGGATCGCTGCAGGATTAAAGGATTCTAATAAGAAAGACTTGGCTTTAATATTAGCCCCAGAAAATAGCATTTGTAGTGGCTTGTTTACACAATCAATAGTTCGAGCATCCTGTGTAGATATTTGTGAACAAAGGATTAAAAAGTCTTCAGGTCTTATAAGAGCAATATTAATAAACTCCGGACAAGCAAATGCCTGTACAGGTGATTATGGTATTCAACATACTTTGTTTGCTACGAAGGAGGTCTCGCAATTATTAGGAATAAATGAAGAAGAAGTTTTAATGTGCTCAACTGGTGTAATTGGTATACCGATTCAAATAAAAAATTTAATTGATAATTTGCCTAATTTGGTCAAGGAGTTAAAAACAAATAGTTTACAGAATGCTGCAGAAGCTATTTTAACTACTGATTTAGTTGACAAAAAAATAACTATAGAAACATTTATTGAAGGAAGAAAGGTAAAGATATCTGGCTTCGCAAAAGGATCAGGAATGATTTATCCGAATATGGCTACTATGTTGGCTTTTCTTACATGTGATGTTGGTGTTGATAAAGAAGAATGGGACAAGATGATTTCTATTGCTGTTAAAAAGTCTTTTAATGCTATTTCCGTGGATGGAGAGACAAGTACTAATGATGCTTTTATAGGAATAAATTCAGGAAAAAAAATTGATAAGAAATTTTTATCAAAGATTCAATCAGGAATTGATATTGTATGCCAGAGCTTGGCAAAAAATATCGCTAGAGATGGAGAAGGCGCAAATTGTTTGCTAGAGGTTTTGGTTGAGGGAGCCAAGAGTAATTCAGATGCAATTAAAATAGCAAAATCTATATGTAATTCTTCACTGGTAAAAACTGCAATTAATGGGTGTGATCCAAATTGGGGCAGAATTATTTCAGCTGCTGGTAATTCTGGAATTGACTTTAAATTAGATTTCCTTGATTTATATATTGGAGACTTTCAGATTTTGAAAAAGGGTAAGTTGAATAAATATGATTCCAAAAAAGTTGCCAATTATATGCAAACAAGAATGAATGGTAAATATTTAGT is part of the Prochlorococcus marinus subsp. pastoris str. CCMP1986 genome and harbors:
- the gatB gene encoding Asp-tRNA(Asn)/Glu-tRNA(Gln) amidotransferase subunit GatB produces the protein MKNLEPWEAVIGLETHVQLNTKSKIFTAASTAFGDEPNTHIDPVVCGLPGTLPVLNKTVLEYAVKTSLALNLNVAEHCKFDRKQYFYPDLPKNYQISQFDEPLAENGWLEVEIAEKDKETYLKKIGIERLHMEEDAGKLVHIGSDRLAGSKYSLVDYNRAGIALVEIVSKPDIRTGREASEYASEIRRTVRYLGVSDGNMQEGSLRCDVNISVRRGPNAPFGTKVEIKNMNSFSAIQKACEYEIERQIDVYENGGEIYQETRLWDEAKQLTKSMRLKEGSSDYRYFPDPDLGPIEISKEQKDQWLDELPELPSKKRQKYVKELGLSPYDSRVISDEVFMANFFEETVANGADPKLASNWITSDIVGYLKSNKQSFAELKLSPINLAEMINMISKKVISGKIAKEILPELIQDNISPQKVVEEKGLAMISDSASISPIIEELIIEYPKEVKSFKDGKTKLLGFFVGQLMKKTKGKADPKLANKLISEKLNS
- the coaE gene encoding dephospho-CoA kinase (Dephospho-CoA kinase (CoaE) performs the final step in coenzyme A biosynthesis.); its protein translation is MSIHPKLNNKQRRIGLTGGIASGKSTIAKYIKEYIDIPILDADQYSKDLIKPKSNCYKKVVAYFGPQIVDQHSSENEINRALLKKIIFENSIHRKWIQNLLHPLIKEKMIEKCNQFDKNKILLLVIPLLFEAKFGDICTEIWLVKCPKEVQKKRLMKRNIISENEAQKIINLQLNFEDKSKFADVILDNSDNKQLWKNTIKKLV
- the argJ gene encoding bifunctional glutamate N-acetyltransferase/amino-acid acetyltransferase ArgJ, translating into MQLETNWSFVSDGEEKPDGFSFAGIAAGLKDSNKKDLALILAPENSICSGLFTQSIVRASCVDICEQRIKKSSGLIRAILINSGQANACTGDYGIQHTLFATKEVSQLLGINEEEVLMCSTGVIGIPIQIKNLIDNLPNLVKELKTNSLQNAAEAILTTDLVDKKITIETFIEGRKVKISGFAKGSGMIYPNMATMLAFLTCDVGVDKEEWDKMISIAVKKSFNAISVDGETSTNDAFIGINSGKKIDKKFLSKIQSGIDIVCQSLAKNIARDGEGANCLLEVLVEGAKSNSDAIKIAKSICNSSLVKTAINGCDPNWGRIISAAGNSGIDFKLDFLDLYIGDFQILKKGKLNKYDSKKVANYMQTRMNGKYLVEDIVSISLHLNSGSEKGTAWGCDLSKKYVEINSEYTT